AAGTTCCTCAGCTATGACCGCGGCCTCGAGCGGTTCAACCCGCTCGCGCGAGTCATCTGCTACGACGACTTCGACACGGGGTTCAACGGGTGGCTCGACCTCACGCCGAACTACGTCGAGGAGAACTACGAGTCCTTCGACAGCGTGATCGACCTCTCGAGCTGGGCCCCCAACCAGCTGAGCTCCGCGGCGATGCGCTTCGCGTCCTCGCACGGCTCGATGGAGGGCACCTACTCGCTGAAGCTCACGACGGCGCCGACGGGCGGCCCGCACACCGAGCCTCCCCGCAACGGGTCCATGGGGCACGCGATCAAGCGGCTGTCGCGGTTCGGCAACCCCAAGCTCATCCAGATCGAGTCCTGGTACTCCTACACCCCGGTGCAGGACCGCGAGGGGAAGGGCGAGGAGGACATCCGCGCGATCGGCTTCTTCTTCGACGTGCAGGACTCCGAGTACCGCTACATGCCGGGCGTGCGCTACGTGAACTCCCTCGGCGGCAAGCTCGTCAAGAAGTGGCAGTACTACCAGGTCGCCGACGGAGTCACCCCCGAGGACTGGAACTTCGGTGTCAAGGACGGCTGGTGCGTCCCGGGCGTGGACAACCAGTGGTACGGCCGGCGCTTCGAGGACGGCTCGGGCGACGGCTACCAGTGGCTGCCGGGCGGCGAGCAGGACCTCGTCTTCAACGAGAGCCCCGACAAGATCAACTGGATGTACTTCCGCCTGACCGTCGACATCGAGAAGCGCGAGTACGTCGAGCTGCAGAGCGGCGACCAGGTCTTCGACATGCGCGGCATCAAGCCGACCCTCACGGAGGGCTACGCCTCGATCGACAACCTGATCAACCCCATCTTCTTCATCGAGACCGACACCGACCGCTCGGTGAACCTCTACCTCGACTCCGTCGTGTACTCGGTCGAGTGACGACCCACCCCTGACGACACCTGAGAGACGAAGACATGCAGACAACGAACACCTCCGTCATCGCACGACGGGTCAAGATCTCCGACGACTACGCGACCCTTCCCTACGAGGCCGGCTGGGCGAACGAGGCGGTGACCTTCGTGCAGGCCGAGGGCGATCACCCCGACCTGGCCATCGCGGTCGAGGTCTCGCCCGACGGCATCAACTGGATCCGACGCACCGGCGGGACGCTCGCCGCCTCGCAGCAGATCGTCGACCTGCCCCTCGCGCAGTTCGGCAACTGGCTCCGGGTCGTCATCACCGGCGCGACCAGCGAGCAGCCCGCGCGGGTGCTCGTCCACCTCAACCTCAAGGGCTGAGCGGCCATGGAACGTCTGGGAGCTCGCACACTCGGCTCCCTTCCGCGCGCGGTGGAGGTTCCGGGCTATCTCGACGAGGACCTGAGAATCGGGATCGTCCACTTCGGGGTGGGGAACTTCCACCGCTCGCACCAGGCGATGTACGTCGAGCGGCTGCTCAATGCCGGGACCGCCCGCGACTGGGCGATCTGCGGTGTCGGGCTGCTGGACCGCGACGCCCGGATGCGTGACGCGCTCGCCGAGCAGGACGGGCTCTACACGCTGACGCTGCGCGAGCCGGACGGCTCGAACCGGTTCAGCGTCATCGGGGCGATCCGGCGCTTCATCTACGCGCCCGACGACCCGGCGGCCCTGCTCGAGCAGCTCGTGTCCCCGGACGTGCGCATCGTGTCGTTGACGGTCACCGAGGGTGGCTACGTCAGCGACCCGACGACCGGGCGGTCGCCCCAGGACGACCCCCTGGTGATCGAGGAGGTCGCGGGCGGGCTCGCGCAGCCGCGCACGGCGTTCGGCTGGATCGTCGCGGCGCTGCGCGAGCGACGGCGACGGGGCACCGCTCCGTTCACGGTCATGTCCTGCGACAACATCCAGGGCAACGGTCGTGTCGCCCGGCTGAGCGTCGAGGGCGTGGCGCGTCTCGTGGACGCGGAGCTGGCCGACTGGATCGCCGCCGAGGTGTCGTTCCCCTCCACCATGGTGGACAGGATCACGCCGGTGACGACGCAGACGGACGTCGACCGCATCGCGACCGAGCTGGGCGTCGAGGACGCCTGGCCGGTGTCGAGCGAGCCGTTCACTCAGTGGGTGATCGAGGACGTGTTCGCCCACGGTCGTCCGCCGTTCGAGCAGGCGGGCGCGGTGCTCGTCTCCGACATCGACCCGTACGAGGCGATCAAGCTCCGGCTGCTCAACGCGTCGCACCAGGCGCTCGCGTACATCGGGCAGCTCATGGGCTACGAGTACGTGCACGAGGCGGTCGCCGATGCGCGCATCGCCGGGTTCGTGCGCGCCTACATGGAGCAGGAGGCGGTCCCGACGCTCGTGGTGCCCGCAGGCTTCGAGATCGCCGAGTACATCGACGAGCTGTTCGTCCGCTTCGGGAACCCTCATGTGCAGGACTTCCTGGCGCGGCTGTCCGTCGACTCCTCGAACCGGATTCCGAAGTTCCTGGTCCCGGTGCTCGCCGACGGTGTGGCGGCGGGCGCGGCGAGCGGGGTCGGCGCGTCGATCATCGCCACGTGGCGCGCGTGGTGCCGTGGTGTCGACGCGGGGCAGTTCGCCATCGACGACGTGGACGGGAAAGTGCTGGTCTCGGCCGCCGCGCAGGAGCCACTCGGCTTCCTCCGGGGCGTCCCGACGCTGACCCCGTTCCTGGAGTCGCCCTCCTTCGTCGACGCGTATGAGCGCGCCGCCAACGCGCTCGAGCAGGAGGGTCCTGAGGCGTTCCTCGGAGCCGTCCTGGTGCAGGAGTAGGGCGATGGTGTCCAGCGGCAGGGACGCGAGGATCCCCGGGCTGGCGCAGGCCGTCTTCGTCGTCGGCGAGGCGCTGGTCGACGTGACCGTCGACGCTGACGGCGTCGAGCGTCGACAGCCCGGCGGCAGCCCGATGAACGTCGCCTTCGGGTTGGCGAGGCTGGGCGTGCCCGCGCGGCTGTTGAGCTCCATCGGCGACGACGTCGACGGCCAGCGCATCGCCGCGCACCTGCGGTCGGCCGGGGTCAAGCTCGACGACGTGTCGGTGGCGCCCGGAGCGGTGACGTCCACGGCCTCCGCGACGTTAGACGCCCAGGGCATCGCGACGTACTCGTTCGACCTGCGGTGGGATCTTCCCGCCAGCGGGAGCGTTCCGGCGGAGTGCGGCGTGATCCACACGGGGTCGATCGGAGCGGTGCTCGCGCCAGGCGCCGATCGCGTGCTCGAGCTCTTCAGGTCGGCGTGCGCCGACGTGATCCGCTCGTTCGACCCCAACGTCCGTCCGGCGATCACTCCGGATCGCGTGGCGGTGCTGGAGCGCGTCGAGCAGTTCGTCAGCCATACCGACGTGCTCAAGTTGAGCGACGAGGACGCGGAATGGCTCCACCCTGGCAAGGACGAGGAGTTCGTCGCGGACTGGGCCCTCGGCCTGGGCGTCAAGCTCGTCGTCCTCACCCGGGGCGCGCGGGGGTGCACGGTCGTCACTCCGTCGCACCGGATCGTGCAGGGCGCCATCCCCACCCATGTGGTGGACACCATCGGGGCCGGTGACGCCTTCATGTCGGGGCTCTTGGCTGGGCTCTCGCGGTGGGGCCTGTTCGACGCGCTGCGGGGTGACGGCGTCAGCGTCGGCGACCTCAGCCGGCTCGCCGAGCTCGCCACGCGCGTCGCGTCGTTGACGGTCGCGCAGGCCGGAGCGCAGCCGCCGACCTGGGCGGAGGTCCGCTCGGCCGCCTGAGCACGCGCACGACGCCGCACCGTCCCCGAGGACGGTGCGGCGTCGTGCTGTCGTGGCGCCTACGCGCGGGCCGACGTTCGGTGCTGGCGGGGCGTGACGCCGTATGCGCGGAGGAACTGCCGGTTGAAGTTCGACAGGTTGCTGTACCCGACGGCTCCCGCGATCGCGCCGACCGTGTCGTCGGTCCGCTCGAGCAGCCGGCACGCCTGGGTGAGGCGCAGCTGACGGACCATGTCGGTGAACGTCTGACCGCTGCCCGCCTTGAAGTAGCGAGAGAAGGCGGAGTCGCTCATCGCAGCCTGCCGCGCGGCCTCGTGCAGGCTCGCTCCGGTGGTGAGGTTGTCGAGGATGTAGTCGATCGCGCGGCTGATGAGCTCCGAGTCGGCTCCTCCCAGTGCTGGCAGCCAGCCACGCACGACGGGCTTCTGCTCGCCCGCCGGGCCTGCGGCGAGGACGCGGAGCACGTCGAGAACGCGCACGAGGCGCTCCATCCCGGGATCGGCGTCGCGGACCGCGAGGAGGGCGGTGGCTCCGCGCGCTGCCGTGTCGCCCTGGAACTCGATGCCGTGCGCGGATCGGCTGAGCAGCGAGTCGAGGGTCCGCAGCTCGGGCATGGCGGTCTGGCAGCCCCGGATCCACGCGTCGCTGAAGTGCAGCACGGCGTGCGTGTCCTCCAACACCTCGTTCTCGCCGTGGTCGGCGATCCAGTGGTGCGGCAAGTTGGGGCCGACGAGCACGAGCTGCCCGGGGTTGTAGGCGTCGACGACGTCCCCGAGGACGTACCGACCGCTCGATCGCAGGATGAGGTGGAGCTCGTACTCGGGGTGGAAGTGCCAGCCGGCGAACGGGTGCGGGTCCTCGTGGACGTAGAAGCGGAACGACGAGACGGGGTCGCCAGCGATCACCTCGCGCACGGCCCTGCGGCGCAGCGTTCCCACGGCGCGTGACTCCAGGGTGGTCGCGATGCTGTTCATGGTGCAATTCTCCACCACCATTCCTCCCTCTCCTCGCGGCGACTGGCCGCGAGAGCGCAAGAGAGCATCGGAATCGAGCATCGTGGAGCGATGTGCCTCAGGGCCCAGAAGGCCACGATGTGAGGACAGGGCCTTCTCTTCGGGGGCGCGTCACAGCGAGAACAGGTTGGGTGAGCGGGTATGAGCGCGACGATGCGCCAGGTGCTGGTCGCACGGTTGGACGAGGTCACGGTGATCGACGCCCCGATCCCGGAGCCGGGCCCGGGCGAGGTGCGGATGGCGGTCGCGCTCGCGGGCATCTGCGGCTCCGACACCCACGCGGTTGTGGGGCACCACCCGCTGCTGGGACCGCCGTACCTGCCGGGCCACGAGCTCGTCGGGAGGATCGAGAAGGCCGGCGCCGGCGCCGATGCCTCACTCGTCGGCGCGCGCGCGGTGGTCAAGCCCAACGTCGACTGCGGGGAGTGCGTCAACTGTCGCGCCGGGCGCAGCAACGCCTGCCAGGAGCTCCAGTGGATCGGCTGCGACCCCTCGGGCGCGCTGCCCGGCGGGATGGCCCAGTACGTGGTCGTCCCGGAGCGCAACGTCTTCCCGGTGCCGGACGAGGTCTCTGACGTGGACGCCGTGCTCGTCGAGTGCCTCGCGACGCCCGTCCACGCGGCGCGCATCGCGGGCGACCTCACCGGCGCGAAGGTCGTCGTGATCGGCGCAGGGACCATCGGGCTCTTCTCCGTCATCGCGGCGCGTCGTGCCGGCGCCGGTGTGATCGTCGTCTCGGACCCCGTGCCCGCCAAGCGCGAGCGCGCGCTGGGCCTCGGCGCGGACGCGGCCGTCGACGCGGCGGAGCCAGACTTCACCGCAGCGGTGCATCAGGCGCTCGGCGGTCCGGCGGACGTCGTCTTCGACTGCGTCGGCATCGAGGCGTCGATCCGTCAGGCGGTCGGGGCGCTGCGCCGCGCGGGCACGCTGCTCATCGTCGGCGTGCCGCCCCGGGACGGCGTCGTGCCGCTGCCGCTGTTCCAGGACTGGGAGCTCCGAATCCAGGGCTGCGCCAACTACACCCCGGAGGACATCGAGGCCGCGATCGCCATCGCCGTGGACGGCGGCCTGCCGGGCGACGACATCGTCAGCGCCACCTACTCGGTCGAGGACGCGGTGTCGGCCTTCGCGGCCGCGGCCCTCGGGACCGCCGGCAAGGTCGTGATCGCGCCCGGCCCCGCGGCCTGACAAGGACCGCCCCGCGGCGCCAGCCCCCGATGGCGCCGCGGGGCACACGCAACGGGGCCGTCTCGACGAGACGGCCCCGTTGTCGTGCGCGTCGCAGGGTCAGCCCTTGAGCTCCAGGCGCACCAGCACTGTCGCCGGCGCGTCCTGGGTGGCGCCCTCGATCAGCAGCCGGACCCACGTGCCGAACCGGGCCATCTCGACGTCGACCAGGTCACGGTCGGCCCGGAGCGTCACCTGGTCGCCGCGGTCGAGCCAGTCGATGCCGTCCGGCGAGACCTGCGGCTGGATGGTCAGCTCGGGGTGGGGCCCCTCGGCGCGGACGAAGAACAGCGCCTCGGACGCCCAGGCGGCCTCGTAGGGGTGGGTGCCGAACGCGGCAGTGAGGACTGCTCGGCGCTCGACGAGCGTGGTGGCAGAAGTCAGCATCGTCCGTCTCCTCTCAGGCGTTGGGCTCGCGCCCCGTCGAATACACGACGGAGTCGAGATACAGGAAGACGCGACGATCGGTGTCGGTCTCGATGAAGAACACAGGGTTGATGAGGCCGGTGATGCCGTCGTACGGCAGCGACGGCGTCGTCGGCAGGCCCCGCAGGTCGAACGTGCGGCCCATGCTCTGGAACTCGACGTACTCCCGCGTCTCGAGGTCGACGAGCATCCGCATGTACAACCAGTTGAGCTTGTCGGGGCTCTCGTTGTAGACCAGCTTCTGGTCGCCGTCGGGGATCCACTGGAACCCGTCTGCCGAGCCGTCCGGGTAGCGCTCGCCGCACCAGATGGCGTCGATGCCGGGGGACTCCCAGCCCTCGGGGCTGCCGGTCCACTGCTCGCGGGTGATGTCCTCGGAGGTGTGGAAGTACTGCCACCGCTTGACCTTCGTCCCGTTGACCGAGTTCACGTAGCGGACGCCCGGCTGCCAGCGGCAGGTCTCGTCCTGCACGTCGAACCACATCCCGAACGCGCGGATGTCCTCCTCGCCGGTGCCCCAGCGGTCCTGCTCGGGCGTGTAGGAGTACCACGCCTCGAGCTGGAGGTACCGGTGGTCGTCGTCGAGCCGCGAGAGCCGCTTGATCACGGTGCTCATGCTCCCGTTGACCGGGGGCTGCTCGTACGGCCCAGCCTTCGGGCGGGTGGCGAGCTTGAGCGAGTAGTTGCCCTCCATCGACCCGTGCCCGGCTGCGAACCGCATCGGGGCGGCGCTGATCATCGACGGCCCCCAGGAGCCCAGATCGAGCTGCGAGGGCTGGGACTGGAACCCTTCGCGGACGAAGTTCGGCGTCAGGTCGAGCCAGCCGTTGAAGCCGAGGTCGAAGTCGTCGTGGACCAGGACCTTCTCCAGCGGCCTGAACTTCTCGAGGCCGCGTTCATGGACGATGAGCGCCATCGCTCGTGTCTCCATCCGTCTCGGTAAATGGATTTACTTGTCAAACTACAGAGCGGCCGACAACAGTGTCAACTGCCGAGCCGTGGGCTCGGGGGAGCGGAGACGGCATGGCATCGACGCAGGACAAGGGCGGGCTCGGCGAGGTGCGCCGTCCTGC
The sequence above is a segment of the Cellulomonas chengniuliangii genome. Coding sequences within it:
- a CDS encoding mannitol dehydrogenase family protein, with amino-acid sequence MERLGARTLGSLPRAVEVPGYLDEDLRIGIVHFGVGNFHRSHQAMYVERLLNAGTARDWAICGVGLLDRDARMRDALAEQDGLYTLTLREPDGSNRFSVIGAIRRFIYAPDDPAALLEQLVSPDVRIVSLTVTEGGYVSDPTTGRSPQDDPLVIEEVAGGLAQPRTAFGWIVAALRERRRRGTAPFTVMSCDNIQGNGRVARLSVEGVARLVDAELADWIAAEVSFPSTMVDRITPVTTQTDVDRIATELGVEDAWPVSSEPFTQWVIEDVFAHGRPPFEQAGAVLVSDIDPYEAIKLRLLNASHQALAYIGQLMGYEYVHEAVADARIAGFVRAYMEQEAVPTLVVPAGFEIAEYIDELFVRFGNPHVQDFLARLSVDSSNRIPKFLVPVLADGVAAGAASGVGASIIATWRAWCRGVDAGQFAIDDVDGKVLVSAAAQEPLGFLRGVPTLTPFLESPSFVDAYERAANALEQEGPEAFLGAVLVQE
- a CDS encoding AraC family transcriptional regulator gives rise to the protein MNSIATTLESRAVGTLRRRAVREVIAGDPVSSFRFYVHEDPHPFAGWHFHPEYELHLILRSSGRYVLGDVVDAYNPGQLVLVGPNLPHHWIADHGENEVLEDTHAVLHFSDAWIRGCQTAMPELRTLDSLLSRSAHGIEFQGDTAARGATALLAVRDADPGMERLVRVLDVLRVLAAGPAGEQKPVVRGWLPALGGADSELISRAIDYILDNLTTGASLHEAARQAAMSDSAFSRYFKAGSGQTFTDMVRQLRLTQACRLLERTDDTVGAIAGAVGYSNLSNFNRQFLRAYGVTPRQHRTSARA
- a CDS encoding DUF6772 family protein, with translation MALIVHERGLEKFRPLEKVLVHDDFDLGFNGWLDLTPNFVREGFQSQPSQLDLGSWGPSMISAAPMRFAAGHGSMEGNYSLKLATRPKAGPYEQPPVNGSMSTVIKRLSRLDDDHRYLQLEAWYSYTPEQDRWGTGEEDIRAFGMWFDVQDETCRWQPGVRYVNSVNGTKVKRWQYFHTSEDITREQWTGSPEGWESPGIDAIWCGERYPDGSADGFQWIPDGDQKLVYNESPDKLNWLYMRMLVDLETREYVEFQSMGRTFDLRGLPTTPSLPYDGITGLINPVFFIETDTDRRVFLYLDSVVYSTGREPNA
- a CDS encoding DUF6772 family protein, with the translated sequence MQKFLSYDRGLERFNPLARVICYDDFDTGFNGWLDLTPNYVEENYESFDSVIDLSSWAPNQLSSAAMRFASSHGSMEGTYSLKLTTAPTGGPHTEPPRNGSMGHAIKRLSRFGNPKLIQIESWYSYTPVQDREGKGEEDIRAIGFFFDVQDSEYRYMPGVRYVNSLGGKLVKKWQYYQVADGVTPEDWNFGVKDGWCVPGVDNQWYGRRFEDGSGDGYQWLPGGEQDLVFNESPDKINWMYFRLTVDIEKREYVELQSGDQVFDMRGIKPTLTEGYASIDNLINPIFFIETDTDRSVNLYLDSVVYSVE
- a CDS encoding DUF6385 domain-containing protein; translation: MLTSATTLVERRAVLTAAFGTHPYEAAWASEALFFVRAEGPHPELTIQPQVSPDGIDWLDRGDQVTLRADRDLVDVEMARFGTWVRLLIEGATQDAPATVLVRLELKG
- a CDS encoding carbohydrate kinase family protein; its protein translation is MVSSGRDARIPGLAQAVFVVGEALVDVTVDADGVERRQPGGSPMNVAFGLARLGVPARLLSSIGDDVDGQRIAAHLRSAGVKLDDVSVAPGAVTSTASATLDAQGIATYSFDLRWDLPASGSVPAECGVIHTGSIGAVLAPGADRVLELFRSACADVIRSFDPNVRPAITPDRVAVLERVEQFVSHTDVLKLSDEDAEWLHPGKDEEFVADWALGLGVKLVVLTRGARGCTVVTPSHRIVQGAIPTHVVDTIGAGDAFMSGLLAGLSRWGLFDALRGDGVSVGDLSRLAELATRVASLTVAQAGAQPPTWAEVRSAA
- a CDS encoding zinc-dependent alcohol dehydrogenase, producing the protein MSATMRQVLVARLDEVTVIDAPIPEPGPGEVRMAVALAGICGSDTHAVVGHHPLLGPPYLPGHELVGRIEKAGAGADASLVGARAVVKPNVDCGECVNCRAGRSNACQELQWIGCDPSGALPGGMAQYVVVPERNVFPVPDEVSDVDAVLVECLATPVHAARIAGDLTGAKVVVIGAGTIGLFSVIAARRAGAGVIVVSDPVPAKRERALGLGADAAVDAAEPDFTAAVHQALGGPADVVFDCVGIEASIRQAVGALRRAGTLLIVGVPPRDGVVPLPLFQDWELRIQGCANYTPEDIEAAIAIAVDGGLPGDDIVSATYSVEDAVSAFAAAALGTAGKVVIAPGPAA
- a CDS encoding DUF6385 domain-containing protein; translated protein: MQTTNTSVIARRVKISDDYATLPYEAGWANEAVTFVQAEGDHPDLAIAVEVSPDGINWIRRTGGTLAASQQIVDLPLAQFGNWLRVVITGATSEQPARVLVHLNLKG